Within the Hippoglossus stenolepis isolate QCI-W04-F060 chromosome 2, HSTE1.2, whole genome shotgun sequence genome, the region TGTGTTGTGTACATGGTAACGTACATGTTTAACCTGTTGACCTCATTTCACCCTTTTTGCAGGTACCGTTTTAATGGTATGTTCAGTCTGGCCGTGAGTATCCCGctgaaccagaaccaggaccaggacaagaaccagaaccaggacgCTGACCGAATCATCCAGGAAGTCCTCAATAGTGACCCTGCTGACGACGTGAAGAACAAGATCAACAAGGGTGAAGTGTACGTTGGCAGCAGGATGGTTGCAGCCACGAATCTGACGGGGGAAAATGGTGCTGATCATGCAGAGTCACGCGTTGTGGACAACTGGGACCAGTTGGTCAACAATCCTCAATTCAATGATCACGATTTGTTGCTTTTCTATGTTTTTGCCTCCCCATGTGTTGAAAAATGTTATGGACACAGGGAAAACATCCTTAGCAGGATAAACAACATTCGGCGTTGGAAAAGTTACgcagttgtgttttctaaaaTATTCAAGCCCAGAAATATTCTGGagaacacagacaaagagcGCATTGAAGCCCTTAAGGAACTCGCAACGTACAAGGGTGGACGAGGTCCAATTGGTCTAGAAAACATCTTCCgctgtgacagaaaaacaaacaaaccgagGCAGTGCGTCAGCTGCTCAAATAACGATCAGGTTGTTGACGAATGTGTGTCAGACGATCCGCCCTCTGCTAACATGAAGTCAGGTACAGGTTGGGGCAGCAATAAACAACGAGTAAGAAGGGACATCAGTTCAAATACAGGGGACAGCTCTTCTCAACATATCTCTGAGAGCAACAAGGGAGCTGAGGACGCCCCCTCAGTTGATGGGAATGGAAGTGATGTTGCGACTGGTGAAGCTCCGTCACCCACCACAGGTGAAagtgtctctctgtcaccaATGGGTTCTGATGATGGCAACGGAAGTGATTTAAGGACGGCAGAGGACGTATCGTCCCCACAAATCGGCTTTGATTCTGGAGATGGAAATGGAGAAGTGAGCAGAGGCAAAGGAAAAGTGAGCAAGGGCAAAGGAGgtaaagggagaagagggaaagggaggaaaggaagagggagaagagggagaagagggaaaggaaaggggagaagagggaaagggaggaaaggaagagggagaagagggagaagagggagaagagggagcagGCGAGGGGGGAGGAGCAGAAGACGGGGTTTGGACCAGGAGTGGATTTTTGTCTCCGATTTTtgagaagcaaacaaatgaacCTTTTCTGAACGACAGGACTGAGTCTGAGTTTAACGCAATTAGCTTTTctcacatgatcacatgataATGCTACGATTAGCACGTTAGCTGTGCAGCTAACCAACGAGGCTTTGAGTTTTGAAGGaattaaatgtattactttAGAATTGTATTACGGTTCTTTGATTGTCTGTTAATAGATAAACTTCGataatattaaaagataaatgtataaagatggacgacatgacagccaccaaaagtgaaaccaacgcgccttgatcgccccctggaggctggctgctgtataggtcacaaactcctcctcctcctccatgttagcagataaaaaaaactgaataaacattaaataaatgtctcttaaagatttcagtcatttcaggtcgttcttatctcactgatgttggTTCAAGTTttcctgatcagtttggtttgaattagttatttgatataaaaacgaGACGTCCAcgatatttgggcttcatttgtggacagaggcaggaagtgaagctgcgtcgttaatctttatttacagtcgatcGTCTGAACCAAAATCCACGACAACCTACTTATGTAATCTATATAATCAAATCTatgtaaaatgcatcactgatTTTCctgatgttctgttttttcttattaaagctTTGCTCAGAATCCACtctggtctctgtgtgtgtgtgtgtgtgtgtgtgtgtgtgtgtgtgtgtgtgtgtgtgtgtgtgtgtgtgtgtgtgtgtgtgtgtgtgtgtgtgttgaatattGTCTTTATAGTCTGTTTAAGTTTTTTATGATGTAGGCCAACCAGTGCAACCTGTTATTACTTGTTACTGGACGACCCacctaactaactaactaactacctACCTAACTAACTACCCACTTACCTACCTACCATAATTGTAACATAATCCAatccaatataaaaacaaattagtttTGGTTTGTAAATTTCTTTTATCGTTAGTTTATTTCTGACATTGTCactattataattataatcttCACTATCTCAGCATTCAGATGTAAACGTAAACAAGAAAGGTaattctcattttaaatatctgaTTAAAATCTGTGTTCTTAATGTAATTTGTGAATCCAGTAATTAATaaaggttttttaaacaaatattgaaaatgaaatgaaatgtaaacatttttatttttttattccataatTATTTACTGAATTATAAAATGTACTGATTAACTATATTAACTTGTTCAGGTGAATCTTTTACTCATCGATTAATATTCCATATAATATtctattattttttatgatattctcaatctctctctctctctctctctctctctctctctctctctctctctgtctctctctctctctctctctctgtctctctgtctgtctctctctctctctctctctctctctctctctctctctctctctgtctctctctctctctctctgtctctgactctctctctctctctctctctctctctctctctcttcctctctgtctctctgtctctctctctgtctctctctctgtctctctgtctctgtctctgactctctctctctctctctctctgtctctctctctctctctgtctgtctctgtctgtctctgtctctgtctctcttctctctctgtctctgtctgtctctctgtctctctctctctctctctctctgtctctctgtctctctctgtctctctctgtctctctctgtctgtctctctgtctctctctctgtctctctctctctctctctctctctctgtctctctctctctctctctctctctctcttcctctgtctctctctctctgtctctctctctctctctgtctgtctgtctctctctctctctgtctgtctctctctgtctctgtcctctctctctctctctctgcctctctctgtctctctgtctctctctctctctctgtctctctctgtctctctctctgtctgtctctctctctgtctctgtctgtctctctctctctctctctctgtctctctctctctctctgtctctctgtctctgtttctctctctctctctctctgtctgtctctctctctgtctctgtctctctctctctctctgtctctctctctgtctctctgtctctctgtttctctctctctctctctctctctgtctgtctctctctgtctctctctctctctctctctctctctgtctgtctctctctgtctctgtctctctctctctctgctctctctctctctctgtctctctctgtctctctgtctctctctctctctctctctctctctgtctctctgtctctctctctctctgtctctctctgtctctctctctctctgtctgtctctctctgtctctgtctgtcctctgtttctctctctctctctctctctctctctctctctctctctctctctgtctctctgtctctctgtctgtctctctcctgtctctctctgtctctctctctctctctgtctctctctctctctctgtctctctctctctctgtctctctctgtctctctctgtctctctctgtctgtctctctctctctctctctctgtctctctctctgtctctctgtctctctctgtctgtctctgtctctctctctctgtctgtctctctctgggtgACCCTGGTGTCTGCAGAAGTCAATTATCAGCGTGTATGAGAACATAAAGAGTTAAAGAGCTGATCCTGTGgcattaatcacacacacacacacacatgaacaatgggGGGGTGATAATAGAGGACCTTATATTCATGAACtgaccccccctcctcctctgtctctttgtgtcactGCTGTTAAAGTTTCTAAGACTTTTCACTGGTGCTGCTTTGAATGgaccatttgtgtgtgtgtgagtgtgtgtgtgtgtgtgtgtgtgtgtgtgtgtgtgtgtgagagagagagagagagagtgtgtgtgtgtgtgtgtgtgtgtgtgagagagagagagagagtgtgtgtgtgtgtgtgtgtgtgtgtgtggagaggatCATGGGAAATGTCGTTCCGCTTTTTGATCCAAACTCGCATGAAGAAAACTTGTTTCTTTGATGGACGTGTGAGGAGGATGACGTCATCGTGTCTGTTCCCGATGTGGCGActcttcgtcctcttcctccgcctcaGGTGAACAgctttctttctccttcagcGTCAGATCAACGACCTCCTCCCTCATTCGGATTCATGGCCGCTGCGGTCGGCCATTGTTCATGAATCTCTGCATGGTGAaggtgagccggagaaaggagGCAGTGGCGGCTCGCGGTGGAAACCATCTGTTGGCTCAGCCTCCTGTCGCTCTGTGAAAGGATAAGTGAGTGGAATAGAGATCAGAGAATAGatccctctgctgctgatttGTATTCTTTAGAAAGAAGCAGGAGTTTCACTTCACATCTGCCCTCCGCTCCGTTCACACCCATTCACTGTCCCATCAATTAGCACACTCAATTAAACCCTCATAATCCCCTTATCCACACCGCAGGGCTCCATCCAGCGCCACGCCCTCCGTCCAGAGGAGGCAACAAATGACACTTTAGTGGTTCTTTCAGATGAGGGGCAGACAATAGACTGATGGTGGCGTGAGCCTGTCAACCCTTCAGAAGAAGAGTCGATGGTTgaaaagcagctgcagctggcaGTGAGCCGCTGTCGGCCATTGTTCTGCAGATTAGGAGCTagcttttcactttcactgatACAATGTACGAGAGGAGGGTCGAAGGATGGAGCGCTGCAGGCCGCAAGAATGTCTGAAAAAAACCCCTCTGAAAACCAACAGTGAGGTGGCGCTGATGAGAAACTGCTGCTTTAATCCTCATTAGTGACGCGTGAATCTAATCTGAGGCCCAAAGTCgtttttaaccctaacccttgaaAGTGGTCGCTACGACAGTATTTCAAGTCGGCGTCTACTACTCTGCGCGGTTACCCTGTTTACATCCCACAACGACGAGGTAACATATGAAGTTTTGTCAGTATGATGCTCATCATTTGAACAGGTAGAAGCTCGGTTCACCTGAGTGAAGGACGCTGGGTAAAGTCGACCGGCTGTTTACTGTGACACACGAGACCAGTTAGTAATGTTTTTTACAGGCCATGCACCAGCTGTATTTTACACTTTAGAAGGTCCTGCATTACAAAACCTGTGTTAATATAAACTCTATatattgtgtgggtgtgtgtacatgtgtgtattttttggaATAAAATAGTTTGGGATTGTTTTCAGAGGGAGAAACGAGTCTGTTCATAGGACAAATGTTTCATACATGTCACCATTCAGCATCTGACCGGAGGTTTACTGTAGATTTATGACTTTATAAGCTGATTCTTTAATATGATGAGGacttaatacaaaataaaaataatgtcttTAATAACTTCAGAACCAGGCTGAAAACGTCTCAAGTTGATGAATTAATGTTTGAATATGTTATTAATAAAAGCTCTGATTTGACTGTGAAGAATAAACTTCTTTATTCCATCAGTCTCTGGTTTTTCAGTCGGAGTCTGAGATTAAACCAATTAAAGGCGTCATTGAGTTtaggaaaatatttatttcttttataatcttttctgtttcttaaaTTTAAGTCACATCTGagactttttattcttttctgtcTTCATAACGTTTattctcatttttatttgtccGATTCTATTTCAactgatttgtattttcttctcatTAAAGCGTAATAAGGATTTTTAATCAGAGCTAAATgtctgtttatatgttttaatttttgctgcacatacacactggaCGTGCACGGCTCTGTGATAAGTTGTGATAAGATGG harbors:
- the LOC118115482 gene encoding uncharacterized protein LOC118115482 gives rise to the protein MAARSRITVLLLLFLLSTEHSFAVDQNKLASLVNELLSKYRFNGMFSLAVSIPLNQNQDQDKNQNQDADRIIQEVLNSDPADDVKNKINKGEVYVGSRMVAATNLTGENGADHAESRVVDNWDQLVNNPQFNDHDLLLFYVFASPCVEKCYGHRENILSRINNIRRWKSYAVVFSKIFKPRNILENTDKERIEALKELATYKGGRGPIGLENIFRCDRKTNKPRQCVSCSNNDQVVDECVSDDPPSANMKSGTGWGSNKQRVRRDISSNTGDSSSQHISESNKGAEDAPSVDGNGSDVATGEAPSPTTGESVSLSPMGSDDGNGSDLRTAEDVSSPQIGFDSGDGNGEVSRGKGKVSKGKGGKGRRGKGRKGRGRRGRRGKGKGRRGKGRKGRGRRGRRGRRGSRRGGRSRRRGLDQEWIFVSDF